GGCCGAAAGCAGATCCTTGATGAGCAGCCCGGCCCGGCTCGGCATGATGTGCGCGTGGTAGCGGCTGACCTTGGGATCCTCCAGGACGAGGTCGTTGTCGGTCATCCGGCCGATACGGATACCGCCCCGCGCGATCGCCACCACGCGGCCGTCGGCCATCCGTAACCGCCCGCTGCGCACGGCGCGCGGCAGCTCGGTGACGGTCTCGGTCATCGCCGCGGCCATTCGTTCGACCTGGCGTAGTTCGACCGTGTTCAGCGGCTCCTGCCGCAACACCCGCTGTTCCAGATCGACCAGTGCGGGCCCGGGATCGATGCCCAGCTCGTCGGCCAGCACCGTACGCACCCGCCTGCACGCGTCCAGCGCGTCGGCCTGGCGTCCGGACAAGTACAGCGCGCTGATCAGCTGACCCCACAGCGGTTCGCGCAGCGGATGCTCGGTCGTCATCGCGACCAGCTCACCGATCACCGAAGAAGCACGCCCACAGGCGATTTCGGCGTCGATTCGGGCCGAGGCGGCGAGCAGCCGCTCCTCGTCCATGGCGGTGGCGAAACCGTCGGCGAACTGCAGACCGGCCAAATCGGCCAGCGCCCGGCCGCTCCACTCGTGCAACGCCGAGCCGAACAGTCGCGCGGCGCCCGCGTGATCGCCGATCTCGGCGGCGCGGGTGCCCGCCTCCCGTGCCGCCTCGAAACGCCCCAGATCGCAGGCGGTATCAGCGATCTCCAGCCGGTAGCCGGCGGACTCGGTACGCAGCACCTGCGCCGGGTCCACACCCGAATTTCGCAGCGCCTTGCGGATATTCGAGACGAACACCTGCAGGCTGGCGGCGTAGGATTCGGGCGGATCCTCGTTCCACACCATGTCGGCCAGCGCGGCCGACGACACCGCACGCCGCCGATTCACGGCGAGCGCGGCAAGCAGAGCTCGCGGTTTGGGCCCGCCGACCGCCACCGGCTCATCGCCGACGAGCAGTCGCACGGGCCCGAGCACGCGCACATCCAAACTCATGTGCTTCAAGCCCCCCGAAGGGTCTAATCGGGTCAGGCGCTGATCGAACGTCCTGCGGACTTCAGATCATTGCACGCCTCGAGGACTCGCGCCGCCATCGCCGACTCGGCCTTCTTCAGGTAACCGCGCGGGTCGTATGCCTTCTTGTTGCCGACCTCACCGTCGATCTTGAGCACGCCGTCGTAATTGGTGAACATGTGCCCGGCGACGGGGCGGGTGAACGCGTACTGAGTGTCGGTGTCGACGTTCATCTTCACCACACCGAAGCGCAGCGAGTCCTCGATCTCGGACTTCAGCGAGCCCGAACCGCCGTGGAAGACGAAGTCGAATGGCTGCGCGTCGGCGTCGAGGCCCAGCTTGGCCGTGGCAACGCGCTGGCCCTCGGCCAGCACCTCGGGCTTGAGCACCACGTTGCCCGGCTTGTACACACCGTGCACGTTGCCGAAGGTGGCGGCGAGCAGGTACTTGCCGTTCTCGCCCGCGCCGAGCGCGTCGATGGTCTTCTCGAAGTCCTCAGGTGAGGTGTAGAGCTTCTCGTTGATCTCGGCCTCGACGCCGTCCTCTTCACCACCGACGACGCCGATCTCGACCTCGAGGATGATGTTGGCGGCGTGCGTCGCCTTCAGCAGTTCCTTCGCGATCTCCAGGTTCTCGTCGATCGGGATCGCGGAGCCATCCCACATGTGCGATTGGAACAGCGGGTTCCGACCGGCGTTCACCCGCTCCTGGGAGATGGCGATCAGCGGCCGCACGAAGCTGTCGAGCTTGTCCTTCGGGCAGTGGTCGGTGTGCAGCGCGATGGTCACGTCGTACTTCGCGGCGATCACGTGCGCGAACTCGGCCAACGCGACCGCGCCGGTCACCATGTCCTTCACACCCTGGCCGGAACCGAACTCCGCACCGCCGGTGGAGAACTGGATGATGCCGTCACTGCCCGCATCCGCGAAACCCTTGATGGCCGCGTTGATCGTCTCCGACGACGTGCAGTTGATGGCCGGGAAAGCGAAGGAATTGGCTTTGGCCCGACCGAGCATCTCGGCGTAGACCTCCGGACTCGCGATGGGCACAGTAAGACCTCCGTGTTGTTGCGGCAATAGACCTATTTTGTCTGCCATCACCCTAAGGCAGCAGTGTTCGTCCTGGTATGCAGGGAGGGAGTGCGGAGTTGACCGGCGGGTATTTTCGCGCACAGCGAGAGGTTTCTCAGGTGGAGCCGGTACTGTGGGGCCGGTAATTGCGCTGGCAGCTTCCGACGCGGTGGTAAGCAAGGCAGGCCAGCCGTTTCGGGACAGGAGGCCACGTGATTCTGCAGGCAGCGACGGAATCGGTGACGAGCAACCTCGCGCTTACCGAGTTGCTCGACCCGATGCACCTGCTCACGGAGACGTGGCTGAAGAACGCGGTGCTCCCGGCGATCCTGGTGATCGTCTTCATCGAGACCGGTCTGCTCTTCCCGATCCTGCCCGGCGACTCGCTGCTGTTCACCGGCGGCCTGCTGGCGGCGCAGCCGCATCCTCCGGTCTCGATCTGGGTACTGGTGCCCGCCGTCGCGCTGATCGCCTTCGCCGGTGACCAATGTGGGTATTGGATCGGCCGGGCGATCGGGCCCGCCCTCTTCCACAAGGAGGACACCCGCTTCTTCAAGAAGCACTACGTGACGGAGACGCACGCGTTCTTCGAGAAGCACGGTCCCAAGACGATCATCCTGGCCCGGTTCGTGCCGATCGTGCGGACCTTCATGCCGGTGCTGGCCGGTGTGTCCAAGATGGACTACCGCAAGTTCGTCGCCTTCGACATCGTCGGCGCGATCCTGTGGGGTGGCGGCGTCACGGTGCTCGGTTACTTCCTGGGCAACGTCGCCTTCATCCGGGACCACGTCGAGGCGATCTTCCTGCTCATCGTGTTCGTGTCGATTCTGCCGGGCGTCATGGCGATAGGGCGGAAACTGCTCGACCGCGGCGGACCCGAGGCGGAAGCGGCCGAGGCCGAGCTGGCCGCCTCGACGAACGAGCCGACCCGCTGAGCAGGTGTCCATGGCGTCGTCGCCCCTAGCTGTGGGCAGTTTCGATCCGCTGATGTCGGCGGGCCCCGTGCTCGTCTGGACAGTGGTGTTGACCTTTGTCTTCCTGGAATGCGCTGTAATCCTCGGGCTATTTCTGCCTGGCGACTCCATGCTGATCACCGCTGGCATCGTGATGGCGTCCAACGCCTCCAACGAAGCGCACGTGTGGGCGCTGTCGCTGGGTGCGATGGTCGCGGCCATCGCGGGCAACCAGGTCGGATACGTGATCGGCCACCGGACCGGTCAGCATCTGGTCGCCCGCAAGGACGGCAGATACATCAACGTCCGCAACCTGCAACGGGTGGCGGAGTTGTTGCACCGGCACGGGTTCGTCGCGGTGCTGATCGCCAGGTGGATTCCGTGGGTGCGCACGCTGTGCCCTTCGGTCGCGGGCGCGGCACGGATGGACCACCGCAAGTTCACCGTGGCCAGTACCGTCGGCGCGATCATCTGGGCGCCGGTCCTGCTGCTGATCGGCTACTACGCGGGAAGCTTCCTGGAAGGGATCCCGTGGCTGATGCCGATCGTGATCGGCACGCTGGTGGTCGGCCTTGTCATCGGGACAGTGCTCGGTGTGCGGCACTACCGGCAGGAAATGTCGCGGCCCGTGGAGGATTTCGCGATGGAGGGCGCGCCGAGCGCTCTGCTGGAGACCGAGGGGTGACCGCGAGGTGGTCAGAGGCCCGCTGCGCTGACCAGGTATGCCGCCTCCATGAGCAGCCAACCGGACAGCTGCACGGACAGGTCGCGTTCGGGGACCTTGGATGAGGTCACCGAACCACCGGAGGTGAAATATCCGGCACCCGCACTGCCGCCGGGAAGTTTCGCGGGCCTGCTCCAGTCGTGCCCGAACAGCGGCTCGCCCTCGACATCGAGCCGATTCGCCCAGGCCGCCATGGCGGACGCGCGCACCATCGCGGCCGCCGCACGGCGATCGGCGACCTGCTGACGGTCCTCGCCCGGCAGCATCACCGCGACCAGCGCCAGATAGCGGACCAGGATGCCATTGAATAATCCGCCGTCGCCGCCACCGCCGCCGTTCACGACGCCGCCGGTGGTCATGTGTTCCTCGACAGCGGCGAGCAGCCGGTGCACGCGCTCGGTGTGGCGAGGCTCGCCGGTCTGCACGGCCAGCTCGGTCTCCAGTCCGAGCACCACACCCTGGCAGTAGGTGAAAACGGGACGTTCGATCTCGCCGGAAGGCAGATGAATGCCGTCGAGGATCAGCCCGGTCCCCACGTCATGCAGCGTCTCGTCCAGCCAGTCGGCCATCTCCTGGGCGCGCTCGATCCGTCCGAGTCGCAGTAGCGCGATAGCGGCGGGCCCGTTGGCGGGCGCGTTGAAATAGTCCGATCCGATGCGCCAAGGCAGGCCGCCACCGATCTCCGGCTTCCAGCCCGCGTGGAGCGCTTTCTCCAACGCGACCAGTGCGCTGCGCGCCACACTGATGCCCAGGATGCGCTCGGCGCGTTCGAGCGCGATCGCCAGCCAGGCCATGTCGTCGTAGTAGCTGTTGGTCCAGCCGGTGATGTTGCGGATCCGATGCGAGCGCGCGAGGGCGGCAATCCGCTTGCGGCGCACCAGAGTCGGCACTCTGTTCGCAGCGTCGGTCACGCAGTCGATCAGATGTGCCTGCCACCAGTAGTGCCACGAGCCGAAAAACCGCTCCCGCTTGGTGGCGGGCCACCCGACGACCCCCAGTTCCGTGCCGGGCAGCGCCCACAGCGCACGCAGGTGGCGCGAGACGATCGCGGATTCGGCCATATCCGCCCGTTCGGACCACCGGGTCGGGGACACCGCCGCGTCTCCGACCGCCTGGGAACGACTGATCGGCGGACGCGGTGCTGCGGGCTGCGGGGCCTGATCCCCGTTCTGCGCGCGCGGCACATCGATATCGTCGCTCCGCGAGGTCATGGGTCAATAGTGCCAGCCGAGAACGGATTTACGCGCCCGATTTGTTACAGAAGTGATGTGAAATCGTGCCGGTGCGGCTCGACGCAGGAAGATCTCCTGTTCGCGGCGTGTCGCCCGCTCACCACGCCGTCGCGCGGTCGGCGTGTCGACGGATCCACGCGTGCATCGCGATCCCGGCGGCCACGCCCGCGTCGATGCTGCGGGCGGAACCGAACTGCGCGATCGACACCATCATCGCCGCCGCGGCTCCGGCGTGCTCGGTGAGGCCCGGGCCCTCCTGACCGAACAGCAGCAGGCAGGCCCGCGGCAGCACAACCACCTCCAGGGAGACGAAGAATAATCACCGAGCCCGTGCCTGCACCACATTCCGGGTCGACTCGGAACCCAATTTGCGCGACCTCTCAGTCCATGACGTCAGCACAGGGAGACCGGTGACGCGCATCTCCGCGATCGACATGCCCCGGCGGCGGCGAGCGAGTTCACGCAGAGGGTTTGTGCTGAGATAGCCCACCCTGTTCGCCACCGCGTCGACAGTCAGCGACGTTGTCCGTAGCAGCTGCGCGGCATGTTCCAATCGGATGTCGTCCACGAATTCTTTGGGCGACATACCGAGTTCGGCCTGGATGACTCGCTGCAGAGTGCGTTCCGTTACACCCAGTTCGCCTGCTGTGGAAGAGATCCGGAATTGTTCGGAGAGATGATCACGGACCCATCGCTCGAACTCTACGATCACGGGATTACTCCTGGCCACTACCTCGGGCAGGAGGAAGTTCGCCTG
The DNA window shown above is from Nocardia sp. NBC_01730 and carries:
- a CDS encoding BTAD domain-containing putative transcriptional regulator; amino-acid sequence: MSLDVRVLGPVRLLVGDEPVAVGGPKPRALLAALAVNRRRAVSSAALADMVWNEDPPESYAASLQVFVSNIRKALRNSGVDPAQVLRTESAGYRLEIADTACDLGRFEAAREAGTRAAEIGDHAGAARLFGSALHEWSGRALADLAGLQFADGFATAMDEERLLAASARIDAEIACGRASSVIGELVAMTTEHPLREPLWGQLISALYLSGRQADALDACRRVRTVLADELGIDPGPALVDLEQRVLRQEPLNTVELRQVERMAAAMTETVTELPRAVRSGRLRMADGRVVAIARGGIRIGRMTDNDLVLEDPKVSRYHAHIMPSRAGLLIKDLLSANGVYVNDNSVDTGALLADGDLIRIGATILTFEAVH
- the fbaA gene encoding class II fructose-bisphosphate aldolase, encoding MPIASPEVYAEMLGRAKANSFAFPAINCTSSETINAAIKGFADAGSDGIIQFSTGGAEFGSGQGVKDMVTGAVALAEFAHVIAAKYDVTIALHTDHCPKDKLDSFVRPLIAISQERVNAGRNPLFQSHMWDGSAIPIDENLEIAKELLKATHAANIILEVEIGVVGGEEDGVEAEINEKLYTSPEDFEKTIDALGAGENGKYLLAATFGNVHGVYKPGNVVLKPEVLAEGQRVATAKLGLDADAQPFDFVFHGGSGSLKSEIEDSLRFGVVKMNVDTDTQYAFTRPVAGHMFTNYDGVLKIDGEVGNKKAYDPRGYLKKAESAMAARVLEACNDLKSAGRSISA
- a CDS encoding DedA family protein produces the protein MHLLTETWLKNAVLPAILVIVFIETGLLFPILPGDSLLFTGGLLAAQPHPPVSIWVLVPAVALIAFAGDQCGYWIGRAIGPALFHKEDTRFFKKHYVTETHAFFEKHGPKTIILARFVPIVRTFMPVLAGVSKMDYRKFVAFDIVGAILWGGGVTVLGYFLGNVAFIRDHVEAIFLLIVFVSILPGVMAIGRKLLDRGGPEAEAAEAELAASTNEPTR
- a CDS encoding DedA family protein, yielding MASSPLAVGSFDPLMSAGPVLVWTVVLTFVFLECAVILGLFLPGDSMLITAGIVMASNASNEAHVWALSLGAMVAAIAGNQVGYVIGHRTGQHLVARKDGRYINVRNLQRVAELLHRHGFVAVLIARWIPWVRTLCPSVAGAARMDHRKFTVASTVGAIIWAPVLLLIGYYAGSFLEGIPWLMPIVIGTLVVGLVIGTVLGVRHYRQEMSRPVEDFAMEGAPSALLETEG
- a CDS encoding glycoside hydrolase family 76 protein, which produces MAESAIVSRHLRALWALPGTELGVVGWPATKRERFFGSWHYWWQAHLIDCVTDAANRVPTLVRRKRIAALARSHRIRNITGWTNSYYDDMAWLAIALERAERILGISVARSALVALEKALHAGWKPEIGGGLPWRIGSDYFNAPANGPAAIALLRLGRIERAQEMADWLDETLHDVGTGLILDGIHLPSGEIERPVFTYCQGVVLGLETELAVQTGEPRHTERVHRLLAAVEEHMTTGGVVNGGGGGDGGLFNGILVRYLALVAVMLPGEDRQQVADRRAAAAMVRASAMAAWANRLDVEGEPLFGHDWSRPAKLPGGSAGAGYFTSGGSVTSSKVPERDLSVQLSGWLLMEAAYLVSAAGL